A genome region from Arachis duranensis cultivar V14167 chromosome 6, aradu.V14167.gnm2.J7QH, whole genome shotgun sequence includes the following:
- the LOC107494541 gene encoding DNA cross-link repair protein SNM1: MPLSAATAGGSVPPALEENPSPQDGDGYGVIDIPGVVSLDEEGFPSQIPYEDSPPNTAGERSATSAGKSSFAADFYSCGADWSSLLSPEDRRHSGGFGSVHSAKKLKQANLFQVWGFKRNGAAESDSASSIESCKPNQCDSFTGGGESVESKSSHKRKESREEVRVTRTCPFYKKIPGTSFTVDAFRYGCIEGCSAYFLSHFHSDHYGGLSKKWSHGPIYCSPLTGRLVQMCLSVNPLYIHPLEFNVEYVVCGVKVTLLEANHCPGAALIHFGLSNGQCYLHTGDFRACKQMQAYHTLVNQHVNVLYLDTTYCNPKYNFPSKEDVLNYVVKVTKNQLKVHPKTLVVVGAYSIGKECVYLAISKALGVKIYATASRRKILLAFGWSELSDSLCINGNNTFLHVLPMSSLRLESLKDYMKTYKEKYTAVLAFRPTGWTFSEKIRNDLELIKPISKGNITIYGVPYSEHSSFTELRGFVQFLRPDKIVPTVNVGNAATREKMQSYFRDWLKG, encoded by the exons ATGCCGCTATCCGCCGCCACAGCCGGCGGCTCAGTGCCGCCCGCGCTAGAAGAGAATCCATCACCACAAGACGGCGACGGTTACGGCGTTATCGACATCCCCGGCGTTGTTTCACTTGACGAGGAGGGATTCCCGTCACAGATCCCTTACGAAGACTCTCCACCAAACACCGCCGGCGAGCGATCGGCGACATCGGCAGGAAAGAGCAGCTTCGCCGCCGATTTCTATAGCTGCGGTGCCGATTGGTCCTCGCTGTTGTCGCCGGAGGATCGCAGACACAGCGGCGGTTTCGGTTCGGTTCATTCGGCGAAGAAGTTGAAGCAGGCAAATTTGTTTCAGGTTTGGGGATTCAAACGAAACGGCGCCGCCGAATCTGATTCGGCTTCGTCTATTGAATCTTGCAAACCTAACCAATGTGATTCTTTTACCGGTGGAGGCGAAAGCGTTG AATCAAAATCTTCTCATAAGAGAAAGGAAAGCCGTGAAGAAGTTAGAGTGACGCGTACCTGTCCTTTTTATAAGAAAATTCCAG GGACAAGCTTCACTGTTGATGCATTCCGTTATGGGTGTATTGAAGGGTGCTCTGCATACTTTCTTAGTCACTTCCATTCCGATCATTATGGCGGCCTTAGCAAGAAATGGTCACATGGCCCCATTTATTGCTCTCCTCTTACAGGAAGGCTTGTTCAAATGTGTCTCTCGGTAAATCCCTT GTACATCCACCCTTTGGAATTTAATGTTGAATATGTGGTTTGTGGTGTCAAAGTGACTTTGTTGGAAGCTAATCATTGCCCTGGTGCAGCGTTGATTCACTTTGGCCTCTCAAATGGGCAATGTTATTTGCATACCGGAGACTTTAGAGCTTGTAAACAAATGCAAGCTTACCATACCCTTGTAAATCAACATGTGAATGTCCTTTACTTAGACACTACATATTGCAACCCAAAGTACAA TTTCCCTTCCAAGGAAGACGTACTCAATTATGTTGTCAAAGTTACAAAGAACCAACTTAAAGTGCATCCCAAAACTTTGGTGGTTGTTGGAGCGTATAGTATTGGCAAAGAGTGTGTATATCTTGCAATTTCTAAGGCTCTTGGG GTAAAAATTTATGCAACTGCTTCAAGAAGGAAAATTTTGCTGGCTTTTGGTTGGTCTGAGCTTTCTGATAGTCTGTGTATTAATGGAAATAACACATTTCTCCATGTTCTTCCCATGTCATCTCTCAGATTGGAG TCTTTAAAGGATTACATGAAGACCTACAAGGAAAAATACACAGCAGTATTGGCATTTCGTCCAACAG GTTGGACTTTCAGCGAAAAGATTCGCAATGATCTAGAACTAATTAAACCTATTTCCAAAGGAAATATCACAATATATG GTGTTCCCTACAGTGAGCACTCCAGCTTCACAGAACTGCGAGGTTTTGTTCAG TTTTTGAGGCCTGATAAAATAGTTCCAACTGTGAATGTCGGAAATGCGGCTACTCGAGAAAAGATGCAATCTTACTTCCGAGACTGGTTGAAGGGTTAA